DNA sequence from the Deinococcus aestuarii genome:
GGGTCCTTGTCCGGGAAGAGGTCGAGCTGCATCTCCGCCCGCGTCCGCCCCGGGGTGAGCGTGATGTACACGAGGAGGGGCACCGTCCCCCCGTACGTGAAGCGCACCTCCTCGCCGTCCTTGTGGACCGCCTGCCGCCCGAGGGTCTGCACCTGCACCGTCATCACGCCGTCCTCGGGCAGCGTGGGCGCCCCCGCGAGGTGCGCGAGGCGGTCGAGCAAGGGCTCCATATAGGGCGCGATCTCGGGTTCCAGCACCGCGTAGTGCAGGAGTTCGTTCAGTTCCTCCAGGTCGGGGCGGAACTCGCCGAGCTGCCGCAGCCGCAGCATGTGGGTCAGGGCCTCCTTGAGGGCCGCCGCCACCGTCGCCTCCTGCCGCAGTTGCAGCGCCGCCGCCGCGTGGTGAAGCTGCACGCGCACGAGTTCGGGACTGGTCCCCGCCTCGCGGAGCATCTGGGCGGCCCGCTCCAGGTCGGCGACCGCGCTCGCCGGGTCACCCCGGCGGCGGGCCACCACCCCGCTCGTCGCCCACAGTTCGGCGGGCCACTCGGCGGGCACGCTCCCGAAGCTGAGCAGGGTATCCACCGCCCGGCCGTGCTGCCCGGCGAGGCTCTGGTGCTCGGCCAGCCGGGAGATGACCCAGACCCGCAGGTTGTGGTCTTGCAAGTTCTCGGCGAGGGGCCGCAACTCTTCGAGGACGTGGACGTAGGCGGGGTAGTCGCCGTTGAGGCGCAGGAGTTCGGCTTCGCTGGTCAGCAGGAGGGCCCGCAGCCGCGGCGAGTCGGCCTGGTGAAGCGTCCGCTTGGCCTCCAGCAGGGTTTCCCGTGCCTCGGCCAACTCGCCGTGGGCGATCTGGAGTTCCAGCAGGTTGCGCAGGGCGCTCAGCCGGGGCGCGGAATCGGGGGACGAAGGCAGGACGCCGACGGCCTCCGAGAGCAGCAGCTTGGCCCGCCGGGGGTTGCCGAGCAGGGTATACATCTGCGCGAGCGAGACGGTGACCCGGGCCGTCCACTCCTCGTTTCCCAGGGCCACGTAGCCGTGCCACGCACGCTCGACGCGCTTCAATCCCTCACCCGTCTGCCCGGCCTGAAACTCGGCCACGCCCCACCAGCGCAGGCAGCGGAGCTGAAGTTCGCCCGTCAGACCCGGAGCCATGCTCTGGAGGTGCGCGGCGGCCTCCTCGAAGCGGCCCAGGAGCCGGAGCACATTGCCGAGTTCGACCTGGCCCTCGGGATCACCCAGCAGACTCGCCCGGGTCAGGGCCAGTTCAGCCGCCTCCAGACGCCCCGTGTTGAGAAGCGACAGGCCCAGCAGGGTGTGCTCGCGTGCCGTCCTGGCCCGCCCGTTCAGGAGCGTGACGACCCCCTCAAACTGCCCGGCCTCGAATTGTTCTTCGACCTCGCTCATCACACGTCCCCCGATTTTTATACGACTCTTCCCCTATTTTGACCATATGAAAAGCAGCACGGGACGGAAAGTTAGCCTGGTTCTCATTGCAATGCTGACGAGCGCGCTGACGCTCGCGCAGGCCGCCGGGGCCAAGGACTTCGGTCAGCGCAGCGTGACGGGAGAAAGCGTTCAGGGTGGGGCGAAAGACTTCGGGCAGTAACCATGACCCGGCCTCATTCTCCCCGCCCCAAGGACAAGGCCCTTCCTCCCCTCCAGCCTGTCCAGCGGCCCCCCCGTCCGGCCCTCCCGGTCATTCTCGGTGGTGCGGTGGACTTCGGTCAGCGGTAAAGAACAGAGGTCCGACAAAAGCCTCCCGGCCCCGAGCGCCCGGGAGGTTTTGCTGGCTCCCCTCCCTCCCATGAGCCTGTGCCTTCAGAACTATTAAGTTTTTCATTCGCCGGATGTGTCCTTTGGGCGCCCCCCGCACGGCACAATGCCCGACAGGTCTTTTGCCCGGGAGGGCCGAGGTCCGGCGGCCACATGTGCCTGATCTGCCTCCCGGCGACACCGTTGAAACCTTCCAGGAGAGCCCTTGAAGGAACATTCGTGGCAACCCGTGTCCGGTGCCTTGCCGGAGGATTCCTTGTTGCACACGCACTCAATCGGCAGGTCAGGCGAAGAGGCAGGGGGAAGTGCGATGGACAATCTGGAACTGTGGGTGGGGGTTGAACCCACCGTCAGCCGCGTGGGGGACGAGACGCTCGACCAGCTCGTGCTCAGCGGCTTCGACCACCGACTTGACGATATCGACCGCCTCGCCTCCACGGGGGCGAAGGCTGTCCGCTTTCCGCTGCTGTGGGAGCGCACCGCGCCCGGGACCCTTGCGGACGCCGACTGGCGCTGGGGCGACGAGCGCCTCGCCCGCCTCGCCGGGCACGGTCTGGAACCCATCGTGGGCCTCGTCCACCACGGGAGCGGGCCGTTTCACACGCATCTGCTCGACCCGGCTTTCCCGGAGGGGGTGGCCGCCTACGCCCGGGCGGTGGCCGAGCGTTACCCGCACCTGGGGCTGTACACGCCCGTCAACGAGCCGCTGACGACCGCCCGCTTCTCGGCGCTCTACGGCCACTGGTATCCCCACGCGCGGGACGAGGCGAGCTTCTGGCGGGCCCTGCTGCTCCAGCTCCGGGCGACCGTGCGGGCGATGGCCGAGATCAGGAAGGTCAATCCGCAGGCCCGCCTCGTGCAGACGGAAGACCTCGGGCACACGTCGAGCACGCCCGCCCTGCGGTATCAGGCGGACTTCGAGAACGAGCGGCGCTGGCTGAGCCTCGACCTGCTGACCGGCCGGGTGGACGAGAGCCACCCGCTGTGGGGCTACCTGCGCTGGGCGGGGGTCGACGAGCGGGACCTGCGCTGGTTCGCCGAACACCCCTGCCCGCCCGACATCGTGGGTCTGAACGTGTACGTGACGAGCGAGCGGTTCCTCGACGAGCGGCTCCACCGCTACCCGCCCCACACCCACGGGGGCAACGGGCGCCACCGCTACGCCGACGTGGAGGCCGTGCGGGTGCGCGGCGAGGGGCTGGGCGGCCCCGGCGAGCGGCTGCGCGAGGCCCACGTGCGCTACGGCCTGCCCCTGGCGATCACCGAGGTCCACCTGGGCTGCACCCGCGAGGAACAGCTCCGCTGGCTGCACGAGACGTGGCGGGCGGCCCAGGCGGTGCGCGGGGAAGGGGCCGACGTGCGCGCCGTGACCGCCTGGGCGGCCCTGGGGGCGTTCGAGTGGAACAGTCTCCTGACCCGCCGGGGCGGCCACTACGAGAGCGGCCTGTGGGATGTCCAGGCCCCCGAGCCGCGCCCGACCGCCCTGCTGAGCCTCGCCCGCGACCTCGCCACCGGGCAGCCGCCCGCCCACCCCGTGCTGGCGGGCCCCGGCTGGTGGCGGCGCGGGGAGCGCCTGGTCTTTCCCCCCCACGGGCCCGTGCAGGCGGAGGCTCCCGCCGGAGCGCCGCTCCTGATCACCGGCGGGGCGGGCACCCTGGGGCGGGCCCTCGCCCGCGCGTGCGAGGGCCG
Encoded proteins:
- a CDS encoding SARP family transcriptional regulator, encoding MSEVEEQFEAGQFEGVVTLLNGRARTAREHTLLGLSLLNTGRLEAAELALTRASLLGDPEGQVELGNVLRLLGRFEEAAAHLQSMAPGLTGELQLRCLRWWGVAEFQAGQTGEGLKRVERAWHGYVALGNEEWTARVTVSLAQMYTLLGNPRRAKLLLSEAVGVLPSSPDSAPRLSALRNLLELQIAHGELAEARETLLEAKRTLHQADSPRLRALLLTSEAELLRLNGDYPAYVHVLEELRPLAENLQDHNLRVWVISRLAEHQSLAGQHGRAVDTLLSFGSVPAEWPAELWATSGVVARRRGDPASAVADLERAAQMLREAGTSPELVRVQLHHAAAALQLRQEATVAAALKEALTHMLRLRQLGEFRPDLEELNELLHYAVLEPEIAPYMEPLLDRLAHLAGAPTLPEDGVMTVQVQTLGRQAVHKDGEEVRFTYGGTVPLLVYITLTPGRTRAEMQLDLFPDKDPKSGAAYMRQCLKELRDRLGAQIVRFEGPHQAPRYSLGRDVHVDLDLHGLREALARGETARALALYRGPFLPELEDSEWAEGLREEALLALTLELRRQMERVQAEGDHRRVVLLANQYLRIDPHEPEVLELRLRAAEKFAPPHELAKYTADLRRMFN
- a CDS encoding family 1 glycosylhydrolase, coding for MDNLELWVGVEPTVSRVGDETLDQLVLSGFDHRLDDIDRLASTGAKAVRFPLLWERTAPGTLADADWRWGDERLARLAGHGLEPIVGLVHHGSGPFHTHLLDPAFPEGVAAYARAVAERYPHLGLYTPVNEPLTTARFSALYGHWYPHARDEASFWRALLLQLRATVRAMAEIRKVNPQARLVQTEDLGHTSSTPALRYQADFENERRWLSLDLLTGRVDESHPLWGYLRWAGVDERDLRWFAEHPCPPDIVGLNVYVTSERFLDERLHRYPPHTHGGNGRHRYADVEAVRVRGEGLGGPGERLREAHVRYGLPLAITEVHLGCTREEQLRWLHETWRAAQAVRGEGADVRAVTAWAALGAFEWNSLLTRRGGHYESGLWDVQAPEPRPTALLSLARDLATGQPPAHPVLAGPGWWRRGERLVFPPHGPVQAEAPAGAPLLITGGAGTLGRALARACEGRGLPYRLLSRRDLDIADAGSVERALEEHRPWAVVNAAGYVRVDDAEGDPRNARENALGPRLLARACAGGGVRLLTFSSDLVFDGRKGAPYVESDTPGPLNAYGRSKLAAEQAVLSLLPEALVVRTSAFFGPWDEHNFAAHVRRELRAGRAVRAAGDQVVSPTFVPDLSHAVLDLLLDGEGGVWHLANPGAVSWADFARMVARASGLDPDGVEEVPTARLGLPAARPAHSALASERGWLMPDLAGAVERWSAHVESAEREMLAAD